The Cellulomonas sp. S1-8 genome has a window encoding:
- a CDS encoding DedA family protein: MPLIAAAADAAPELTGLAGWVVSVIEALGPLGVGLLVALENLFPPIPSEVVLPVAGYVASQGGMSLVWAVVAATIGAVVGAWALYGLGHGLGRLRVRRWLSRIPLMEPEDLDQAERWFQRHGDVAVLVGRCIPVVRSLISVPAGVARMSFVRFTLYTLIGSAVWNGGLVWAGYALGSQWEDIGRYSDWLNAAVYAVIAVVLLHFVWARTGARGERRRAAHISAQGDATDPVA; this comes from the coding sequence ATGCCCCTGATCGCAGCCGCAGCCGACGCCGCACCCGAGCTCACCGGGCTGGCGGGGTGGGTGGTCTCCGTGATCGAGGCGCTCGGGCCCCTCGGCGTCGGGTTGCTCGTCGCCCTCGAGAACCTCTTCCCGCCGATCCCGTCCGAGGTCGTGCTGCCCGTCGCCGGGTACGTCGCCTCCCAGGGCGGCATGTCGCTGGTGTGGGCGGTCGTCGCCGCGACGATCGGCGCCGTCGTCGGCGCGTGGGCGCTCTACGGGCTCGGCCACGGGCTCGGACGCCTGCGCGTCCGCCGGTGGCTGAGCCGCATCCCGCTCATGGAGCCCGAGGACCTGGACCAGGCCGAGCGGTGGTTCCAGCGGCACGGCGACGTCGCCGTGCTCGTGGGCCGCTGCATCCCCGTCGTGCGCAGCCTCATCTCCGTGCCCGCGGGCGTCGCCCGTATGAGCTTCGTGCGGTTCACGCTGTACACGCTCATCGGGTCGGCGGTCTGGAACGGCGGGCTGGTCTGGGCCGGGTACGCGCTGGGGTCGCAGTGGGAGGACATCGGCCGGTACAGCGACTGGCTCAACGCGGCCGTGTACGCCGTGATCGCGGTCGTGCTCCTGCACTTCGTGTGGGCGCGCACCGGTGCGCGCGGCGAGCGGCGCCGGGCGGCGCACATCTCCGCGCAGGGCGACGCGACGGACCCGGTGGCCTGA
- a CDS encoding septum formation family protein: MAGAGAVVVLAALAVVGTRTLSDYRSRPLAPDVAQPVEAYAVQLVTGSCLEALPADGEVGRVGVVPCADPHAAQVVAQYAFDAAAAWPGQDGAHQRVTRACVLSDEEVAAGVRLVTWAPSEAGWSRGDRTGLCLAVPTGPVTGSFVDGTATPAGESPTPAG; this comes from the coding sequence GTGGCGGGCGCCGGGGCGGTCGTCGTGCTCGCGGCGCTCGCGGTGGTGGGCACGCGCACGCTGAGCGACTACCGCAGCAGGCCCCTGGCACCGGACGTCGCCCAGCCGGTCGAGGCGTACGCGGTGCAGCTCGTCACCGGGTCGTGCCTGGAGGCGCTGCCCGCCGACGGTGAGGTGGGGCGCGTGGGCGTCGTGCCGTGCGCCGACCCGCACGCCGCGCAGGTCGTCGCGCAGTACGCGTTCGACGCCGCGGCCGCCTGGCCGGGGCAGGACGGTGCGCACCAGCGCGTCACCCGGGCCTGCGTCCTGAGCGACGAGGAGGTCGCCGCGGGCGTCCGCCTGGTGACGTGGGCGCCGAGCGAGGCCGGGTGGTCCCGCGGCGACCGGACGGGGCTGTGCCTCGCGGTGCCGACGGGACCTGTGACCGGGTCGTTCGTCGACGGCACGGCGACGCCGGCGGGCGAGTCACCGACCCCCGCAGGCTGA
- a CDS encoding DUF4190 domain-containing protein, whose amino-acid sequence MTSDDRTPEPPEGPAAPPVPEPPTADAAPAPDSASWGTTSSPVYRAGVHDTQPLTTTLADTQPLATGPQQPPAWTAPTPPALVPGGLTATPPPAPAPGPAAADPWAVRQDAWSGAAPGAPAPVYGTPPAGPPPAAPTFGGQPSGAAPYGTAAYGAAPYGTAPQAGPAPGGPPYGGPGYGGPGSGGPGSGGPGQGGPGYGGPGQGAPPYGGPGQPYGWAPPQPTDGLAVASLVTSVGGLVLLAGATGPIGIGLGIGALARIRRTGARGRGMAIAGIVVGAVATVVLALVVWVTVWFAQLESSYAQDATDAFDEQGLDEMLEDLESDSGTTDDLDGLLDELDEQLGDGLGDPEADVLPSYALPQDVALGTCWATLPEFYDLSDAVTVPCDEDHEVEVVALLTATGAPATDLTVDDPVLAEAYAQCDSAVEALDPGLLGWGYTDVWLPHPDQVAAGQLVGYCVYEDTFGTTGSLVAPASGVSS is encoded by the coding sequence ATGACGTCCGACGACCGCACGCCAGAGCCCCCCGAGGGGCCCGCGGCACCCCCCGTCCCGGAGCCCCCGACCGCCGACGCGGCCCCGGCCCCGGACTCCGCGTCGTGGGGCACGACGTCCTCCCCCGTCTACCGCGCGGGCGTGCACGACACGCAGCCGCTGACGACGACCCTCGCGGACACCCAGCCGCTCGCGACGGGCCCGCAGCAGCCCCCGGCGTGGACCGCACCCACGCCGCCCGCGCTCGTGCCGGGTGGCCTGACGGCGACGCCGCCGCCCGCGCCCGCACCGGGCCCGGCGGCGGCCGACCCGTGGGCGGTGCGGCAGGACGCCTGGTCCGGCGCTGCCCCTGGTGCGCCCGCGCCCGTCTACGGGACACCGCCCGCAGGTCCCCCGCCCGCGGCGCCGACGTTCGGCGGGCAGCCCTCCGGCGCTGCGCCGTACGGCACCGCGGCCTACGGTGCCGCGCCGTACGGGACCGCGCCGCAGGCGGGGCCGGCCCCCGGCGGTCCGCCGTACGGCGGACCGGGATACGGCGGACCGGGATCCGGCGGACCGGGATCCGGCGGACCCGGGCAGGGTGGCCCTGGGTACGGCGGACCCGGGCAGGGTGCGCCCCCCTACGGCGGACCCGGGCAGCCGTACGGCTGGGCGCCGCCGCAGCCCACCGACGGGCTGGCGGTCGCGTCGCTCGTCACGTCGGTCGGCGGTCTGGTGCTGCTCGCGGGTGCGACGGGGCCCATCGGCATCGGCCTGGGCATCGGCGCGCTCGCGCGCATCCGCCGCACCGGGGCCCGCGGCCGCGGCATGGCGATCGCGGGCATCGTCGTCGGCGCCGTCGCGACGGTGGTGCTCGCGCTGGTCGTCTGGGTCACCGTCTGGTTCGCGCAGCTCGAGTCGTCCTACGCGCAGGACGCGACGGACGCGTTCGACGAGCAGGGCCTCGACGAGATGCTCGAGGACCTGGAGAGCGACAGCGGGACCACCGACGACCTCGACGGGCTGCTGGACGAGCTCGACGAGCAGCTCGGCGACGGGCTCGGCGACCCCGAGGCCGACGTGCTGCCGTCGTACGCCCTGCCGCAGGACGTCGCGCTCGGGACGTGCTGGGCGACGCTGCCGGAGTTCTACGACCTGTCCGACGCCGTGACCGTGCCGTGCGACGAGGACCACGAGGTCGAGGTGGTCGCACTGCTGACCGCCACGGGTGCGCCGGCCACGGACCTCACGGTCGACGACCCGGTGCTCGCCGAGGCGTACGCGCAGTGCGACTCGGCGGTCGAGGCGCTCGACCCGGGGCTGCTGGGCTGGGGCTACACCGACGTGTGGCTGCCCCACCCCGACCAGGTCGCCGCCGGTCAGCTCGTCGGCTACTGCGTGTACGAGGACACCTTCGGCACGACGGGCTCGCTCGTCGCACCGGCCTCCGGGGTGTCGTCCTGA